The following coding sequences are from one Pseudonocardia sp. HH130630-07 window:
- a CDS encoding MFS transporter, with the protein MVSAQPQPQADPQVRAAVRTATVRLLPLLGLAYLLNYIDRVNVGFAALRMNADLGLSAAAYGLGAGLFFVGYFFFEVPSNVILHRVGARLWIARIMVTWGIVASATAFIQGEVGFYVVRVLLGIAEAGFFPGIILYLTYWFPRVDRARIVALFFLAVPLSSVVGGPLSTWLIEVGGAVPGFDAGWRFMFFVEGIPAVLLGIAVLWLLPDRPSAARWLRPERATALEATLAAEDAAQAGHDRGIGAALRDVRVIALAAVYFGIVFGLYVLAFFLPQIVAGFQEQFGTEYSLIEVGLITAVPYAIASVAMVLWARHSDRTGERALHVAVPAVVGAVAIAAALAMPSPLLVMACVTVCAVGVFTAIPPFWSLPNAFLTGFGAAAGIGLVNSFGNLSGFVGPFVTGWLTDLTGDSQAGMWVVAAMMLMSALIVLGFRRSARDRAADRR; encoded by the coding sequence ATGGTCTCGGCACAGCCACAGCCCCAGGCGGACCCGCAGGTGCGGGCCGCGGTCCGGACCGCGACGGTGCGGCTGCTCCCGCTGCTCGGCCTGGCGTACCTGCTCAACTACATCGACCGGGTCAACGTCGGCTTCGCCGCCCTGCGGATGAACGCCGACCTCGGGCTCTCCGCCGCCGCGTACGGTCTCGGGGCCGGATTGTTCTTCGTCGGGTACTTCTTCTTCGAGGTGCCCTCGAACGTCATCCTGCACCGGGTCGGCGCCCGGCTCTGGATCGCCCGGATCATGGTCACCTGGGGCATCGTCGCCTCGGCGACGGCGTTCATCCAGGGCGAGGTCGGGTTCTACGTCGTCCGGGTGCTGCTGGGCATCGCCGAGGCCGGCTTCTTCCCGGGCATCATCCTGTACCTGACCTACTGGTTCCCCCGGGTCGACCGGGCCCGGATCGTGGCGTTGTTCTTCCTGGCCGTCCCGCTGTCCTCGGTCGTCGGCGGCCCGCTGTCCACCTGGCTGATCGAGGTGGGCGGCGCGGTGCCCGGGTTCGACGCCGGGTGGCGCTTCATGTTCTTCGTCGAGGGCATCCCGGCGGTGCTGCTCGGCATCGCCGTGCTGTGGCTGCTGCCGGACCGGCCGTCCGCCGCCCGCTGGCTGCGTCCGGAGCGGGCCACCGCGCTGGAGGCGACGCTCGCCGCCGAGGACGCCGCCCAGGCCGGTCACGACCGCGGCATCGGTGCCGCGCTGCGCGACGTGCGGGTGATCGCGCTGGCAGCCGTCTACTTCGGCATCGTCTTCGGGCTCTACGTGCTCGCCTTCTTCCTGCCGCAGATCGTCGCCGGCTTCCAGGAGCAGTTCGGCACGGAGTACTCGCTGATCGAGGTCGGGCTGATCACCGCCGTGCCGTACGCGATCGCGTCGGTGGCGATGGTGCTGTGGGCCCGGCACTCCGACCGCACCGGGGAGCGGGCACTGCACGTCGCGGTACCGGCCGTCGTCGGGGCGGTCGCGATCGCCGCCGCGCTGGCGATGCCGTCGCCGCTGCTGGTGATGGCCTGCGTGACGGTGTGCGCGGTCGGGGTGTTCACCGCGATCCCGCCGTTCTGGTCACTGCCCAACGCGTTCCTGACCGGGTTCGGCGCGGCCGCGGGGATCGGCCTGGTGAACTCGTTCGGGAACCTGTCCGGCTTCGTCGGGCCGTTCGTGACCGGCTGGCTGACCGACCTCACCGGCGACTCGCAGGCCGGGATGTGGGTGGTGGCGGCGATGATGCTGATGTCGGCGCTGATCGTCCTGGGCTTCCGGCGCTCGGCCCGGGACCGGGCCGCGGACCGTCGCTGA
- a CDS encoding Fpg/Nei family DNA glycosylase, producing the protein MPEGHTVHRLARLQQRRYAGRPVAVSSPQGRFGTGAAVVDGRVLERVEAHGKHLFQHYGPDTVVHVHLGLWGRFANRRTPAEPPRGQVRMRIAGATHYADLRGPAACELLDDGQVTAVRARLGEDPLRGDADPGRVRERFARSRAPLAAVLMDQSVIAGLGNVFRAETLFRTGLDPMLPARDLDDTSFGVLWDDLTELLRAGERRGRIETLYPDHDPALLEPPDRGSVCASVVYAYRRTGQPCLVCGTPIAQQEFRARRLYWCPGCQDGARADPLPGR; encoded by the coding sequence ATGCCCGAGGGACACACCGTGCACCGGCTCGCCCGGCTGCAGCAGCGCCGGTACGCGGGCCGTCCGGTCGCCGTGTCGAGTCCGCAGGGCCGGTTCGGGACCGGGGCCGCGGTCGTCGACGGACGGGTGCTGGAACGGGTCGAGGCGCACGGCAAGCACCTGTTCCAGCACTACGGGCCGGACACGGTGGTGCACGTCCACCTGGGCCTGTGGGGCCGGTTCGCGAACCGGCGGACGCCCGCGGAGCCGCCCCGCGGTCAGGTCCGGATGCGGATCGCCGGCGCCACCCACTACGCCGACCTGCGCGGCCCGGCGGCCTGCGAGCTGCTCGACGACGGGCAGGTCACGGCGGTGCGCGCCCGCCTGGGCGAGGACCCGTTGCGCGGCGACGCCGATCCCGGCCGGGTGCGGGAGCGCTTCGCCCGCTCCCGGGCGCCGCTCGCCGCGGTGCTCATGGACCAGTCGGTGATCGCCGGGCTGGGGAACGTCTTCCGGGCGGAGACCCTGTTCCGCACCGGTCTCGACCCGATGCTCCCGGCCCGCGACCTGGACGACACGTCCTTCGGCGTGCTGTGGGACGACCTGACCGAGCTGTTGCGGGCCGGCGAGCGGCGCGGGCGGATCGAGACCCTGTACCCGGACCACGACCCGGCCCTGCTGGAACCTCCGGACCGGGGCTCGGTGTGTGCCAGCGTCGTCTACGCCTACCGGCGCACCGGGCAGCCCTGCCTGGTCTGCGGCACGCCGATCGCCCAGCAGGAGTTCCGCGCCCGCCGGCTGTACTGGTGCCCGGGCTGCCAGGACGGCGCACGGGCCGACCCGCTGCCCGGCAGGTGA
- a CDS encoding DoxX family protein produces the protein MRPLPAPYSDVALLLARLVVGVVLIAHGLQKLGSGVGGVSGGFAAMGIPLPTVSALFVMTVELAGGLLLIAGAATAVAGLAVVVAMAGAFLFVHFGVTVFVDAGGWELVGVIAAGALALAAVGPGRFSVDHLLAARRSAPAHAAA, from the coding sequence ATGCGTCCGCTCCCCGCCCCGTACTCCGACGTCGCGCTGCTGCTCGCCCGGCTCGTCGTCGGCGTCGTCCTGATCGCGCACGGCCTGCAGAAGCTGGGTTCGGGCGTCGGTGGTGTGTCCGGTGGCTTCGCCGCCATGGGCATCCCGCTGCCGACGGTCTCCGCCCTGTTCGTGATGACCGTCGAGCTGGCCGGGGGACTGCTGCTGATCGCCGGTGCCGCGACGGCCGTCGCGGGCCTGGCCGTGGTCGTCGCGATGGCGGGTGCGTTCCTGTTCGTGCACTTCGGGGTCACGGTGTTCGTCGACGCCGGCGGCTGGGAGCTCGTCGGCGTGATCGCGGCCGGTGCGCTCGCGCTCGCCGCGGTGGGCCCGGGCCGGTTCTCGGTCGACCACCTCCTCGCCGCCCGCCGGAGCGCACCGGCGCACGCCGCCGCCTGA
- a CDS encoding threonine synthase, with protein sequence MRGGAARGGLDGVPPAYSTLSHLECSRTGDRYDADTVQGTSPDGAPLLARYDLDRARSLVTPADIAARPPDLWRYHEVLPVRDPAHVVTMGEGMTPLLPLPRAGARLGLPGLLMKDEGLVPTGAFKARGAAVRVSRAAELGVRGVAMPTNGNAGAAWACYAARAGLGALIAMPVDAPEITRRECVVSGAELYLVDGLIGDAGRLVADAVGRRDGYQDTSTLREPYRIEGKKTMGYEIAEQLGWRSPDVVLYPTGGGVGIIAIHKALREMAELGWIEGPMPRLVAVQAQGCAPIVDAFDAGLRSSVAPADPRTVAFGITVPKALGDFLVLDAVYDTGGTAVAVSDDELLAAEHALARDEGTWICPEGAACVAAAGRLRESGWLDGSEEVVVLNTGSGLLYPDTVPVDPAVLPADGRIP encoded by the coding sequence GTGCGGGGCGGCGCCGCCCGGGGTGGACTGGACGGCGTGCCGCCTGCCTACTCCACGCTGTCCCACCTCGAGTGCTCCCGGACCGGTGACCGGTACGACGCCGACACCGTGCAGGGCACCTCGCCGGACGGGGCGCCGCTGCTCGCCCGCTACGACCTGGACCGGGCCCGCTCGCTCGTGACCCCGGCCGACATCGCCGCCCGGCCGCCGGACCTGTGGCGTTACCACGAGGTGCTGCCGGTCCGGGACCCCGCGCACGTCGTGACCATGGGCGAGGGCATGACGCCGCTGCTGCCGCTGCCCCGGGCCGGGGCCCGGCTCGGCCTGCCCGGGCTGCTGATGAAGGACGAGGGGCTCGTCCCGACCGGCGCGTTCAAGGCCCGCGGCGCGGCGGTCAGGGTGTCCCGGGCGGCGGAGCTGGGCGTGCGGGGCGTCGCGATGCCGACCAACGGCAACGCCGGTGCCGCCTGGGCCTGCTACGCCGCGCGGGCCGGGCTCGGTGCGCTGATCGCCATGCCGGTCGACGCCCCGGAGATCACCCGCCGGGAGTGCGTGGTCAGCGGCGCCGAGCTGTACCTCGTCGACGGGCTGATCGGCGACGCCGGACGGCTGGTGGCCGACGCCGTCGGACGGCGGGACGGGTACCAGGACACCTCGACCCTGCGGGAGCCGTACCGGATCGAGGGCAAGAAGACGATGGGCTACGAGATCGCCGAGCAGCTCGGCTGGCGGTCCCCGGACGTCGTCCTCTACCCCACCGGCGGCGGGGTCGGGATCATCGCGATCCACAAGGCGCTGCGTGAGATGGCCGAGCTCGGCTGGATCGAGGGCCCGATGCCCCGGCTGGTGGCCGTGCAGGCGCAGGGCTGCGCGCCGATCGTGGACGCGTTCGACGCCGGTCTGCGCAGCTCCGTCGCACCGGCCGACCCGCGGACGGTCGCGTTCGGGATCACCGTCCCGAAGGCGCTGGGCGACTTCCTCGTGCTCGACGCCGTGTACGACACCGGGGGCACCGCGGTCGCCGTGTCCGACGACGAGCTGCTCGCCGCCGAGCACGCGCTCGCCAGGGACGAGGGCACCTGGATCTGCCCGGAGGGCGCCGCCTGCGTCGCCGCGGCCGGACGGTTGCGCGAGTCCGGCTGGCTCGACGGGTCCGAGGAGGTCGTCGTGCTCAACACCGGCAGCGGGCTGCTCTACCCGGACACGGTGCCGGTCGACCCGGCGGTGCTCCCGGCCGACGGCCGTATCCCCTGA
- a CDS encoding M13 family metallopeptidase gives MTTTEPKHSGLDLSWVDPGVRPQDDLFAHVNGRWLATHVIPEDRAQDGAFRVLRDRAEEQVHAIVTECASAEQAPGTEAGKVGDLYTSFMDVEKVEELGVAPLRPLLDEVYAATDRAALAGVLGRRQREGRAALFGEFIATDARDSTRYLVNLNQAGLGLPDEAYYREEGSAAIRTAYVEHLQRLAQLVGLAEPERVAEQVMDLETALAAESWDNVTNRDAEKTYTLLTRAQLRESAPGFDWPEWETALGVPAHSYDEVIVRQPSFVTATAALWAQRPVEQWQAWLAMHVASAASEYLSAALVEEDFDFYGRTLSGTPALRERWKRGVSLVEGALGEAVGKLYVERHFPPRAKERMEELVANLVEAYRQSISGLDWMSPATRERALDKLGRFTPKIGYPARWKDYADLTIEAGDLLGNVSRAAQWRHDFEYAKIGGPVDRDEWLMTPQTVNAYYHPRMNEIVFPAAILQPPFFDADADDAANYGGIGAVIGHEIGHGFDDQGSRYDGDGNLTDWWEAADRAEFESRAAMLVEQYSNLSPAGLPEHKVNGALTVGENIGDLGGLTIALKAYAIANDGAEPPVLDGLTGEQRVLFGWAQVWRAVTRDAEAIRRLAIDPHSPPDLRCNAVVTNLDTFHEAFGVAETDALFTEPGKRVRIW, from the coding sequence ATGACGACCACCGAGCCGAAGCACTCCGGCCTCGACCTCAGCTGGGTCGATCCCGGCGTCCGCCCCCAGGACGACCTGTTCGCCCACGTCAACGGCCGGTGGCTGGCGACCCACGTGATCCCCGAGGACCGCGCGCAGGACGGGGCGTTCCGGGTGCTGCGCGACCGCGCCGAGGAGCAGGTGCACGCGATCGTCACCGAGTGCGCGTCCGCGGAGCAGGCACCGGGCACCGAGGCCGGCAAGGTCGGGGACCTCTACACCTCGTTCATGGACGTCGAGAAGGTCGAGGAGCTCGGCGTGGCCCCGCTGCGGCCACTGCTCGACGAGGTCTACGCCGCGACCGACCGGGCCGCGCTGGCCGGTGTGCTGGGCCGCCGGCAGCGGGAGGGCCGCGCCGCCCTGTTCGGTGAGTTCATCGCGACCGACGCCCGCGACTCCACCCGCTACCTGGTCAACCTCAACCAGGCCGGCCTCGGCCTGCCGGACGAGGCGTACTACCGCGAGGAGGGTTCGGCCGCGATCCGCACCGCCTACGTCGAGCACCTGCAGCGGCTCGCCCAGCTGGTCGGGCTCGCCGAGCCGGAGCGGGTCGCGGAGCAGGTCATGGACCTGGAGACCGCGCTGGCCGCGGAGTCCTGGGACAACGTCACCAACCGGGACGCGGAGAAGACCTACACGCTCCTGACCCGCGCGCAGCTGCGTGAGTCGGCCCCCGGCTTCGACTGGCCGGAGTGGGAGACCGCGCTGGGCGTCCCGGCGCACTCCTACGACGAGGTGATCGTCCGGCAGCCGAGCTTCGTCACCGCCACTGCGGCGCTGTGGGCGCAGCGCCCGGTGGAGCAGTGGCAGGCGTGGCTGGCCATGCACGTGGCGAGCGCGGCGTCGGAGTACCTGTCCGCGGCGCTGGTCGAGGAGGACTTCGACTTCTACGGCCGCACCCTGTCCGGCACCCCCGCGCTGCGCGAGCGCTGGAAGCGGGGCGTGTCGCTGGTCGAGGGCGCGCTCGGCGAGGCCGTCGGGAAGCTCTACGTCGAGCGGCACTTCCCGCCCCGGGCCAAGGAGCGGATGGAGGAGCTCGTCGCCAACCTGGTCGAGGCCTACCGGCAGTCGATCTCCGGGCTGGACTGGATGAGCCCGGCGACCCGCGAGCGCGCCCTGGACAAGCTCGGGCGCTTCACCCCGAAGATCGGCTACCCGGCCCGCTGGAAGGACTACGCCGACCTCACGATCGAGGCGGGCGACCTGCTGGGCAACGTCAGCCGCGCGGCCCAGTGGCGGCACGACTTCGAGTACGCCAAGATCGGCGGCCCGGTCGACCGCGACGAGTGGCTGATGACCCCGCAGACGGTGAACGCCTACTACCACCCGCGGATGAACGAGATCGTGTTCCCGGCGGCGATCCTGCAGCCGCCGTTCTTCGACGCCGACGCCGACGACGCGGCCAACTACGGCGGCATCGGCGCGGTGATCGGCCACGAGATCGGCCACGGTTTCGACGACCAGGGCTCCCGCTACGACGGCGACGGCAACCTCACCGACTGGTGGGAGGCCGCCGACCGGGCCGAGTTCGAGTCCCGCGCGGCGATGCTGGTCGAGCAGTACTCGAACCTCTCCCCCGCCGGGCTGCCCGAGCACAAGGTCAACGGCGCGCTCACCGTCGGCGAGAACATCGGCGACCTCGGCGGCCTGACGATCGCGCTCAAGGCGTACGCGATCGCCAACGACGGGGCCGAGCCCCCGGTCCTCGACGGCCTGACCGGCGAGCAGCGGGTGCTCTTCGGCTGGGCCCAGGTGTGGCGGGCGGTCACCCGGGACGCGGAGGCGATCCGCCGGCTGGCGATCGACCCGCACTCCCCGCCGGACCTGCGCTGCAACGCGGTCGTGACGAACCTCGACACCTTCCACGAGGCGTTCGGGGTCGCCGAGACCGACGCGCTGTTCACCGAGCCGGGCAAGCGGGTCCGGATCTGGTGA
- a CDS encoding DUF2945 domain-containing protein: protein MTEKFAKGTWVAWNWGNGTPTGKVVESATDRIERTINGSAQSRNGTDDNPAYVLEQEDGQTVLKLHSELKKA, encoded by the coding sequence ATGACCGAGAAGTTCGCGAAGGGCACCTGGGTGGCGTGGAACTGGGGCAACGGCACCCCCACCGGCAAGGTGGTGGAGTCGGCGACCGACCGCATCGAGCGGACGATCAACGGCTCGGCGCAGTCCCGCAACGGCACCGACGACAACCCCGCCTACGTGCTGGAGCAGGAGGACGGTCAGACCGTGCTCAAGCTCCACTCCGAGCTGAAGAAGGCGTGA
- a CDS encoding amino acid permease: protein MDGADGADGAGSADGSDDTGPGLRRDLDGRQIGMIAVGGAIGTGLFLGSGLAISIAGPAVIVAYAVAAVVALALAYALAEMVVRHPEAGGFGPVAQRYLGDGPGFVQRWIYWAAQVVNVGSEVVAAGLYLRFWYPELPLWIPVVGFSVIMLAINAGAVRFFGETEYWFAMIKVVTVVAFIAVGLTAIVFGLPGQEPAGLGALTGHGGFAPNGLGAIWLALTVVTFSFLGTEAVAVTAAESRDPGRDIPRAARRTVLRLAVFYIGAMLVVVTLVPWNTVSTGDSVSESPFVRLFAQAGVPAAAAVMNVVVLTAALSAMNTNLYVTARMTYSLAVDGYAPRALARTNRRGAPQRALALSAAGLALASLVSVFAEDTAFPLLVGLALFGALTTWLLIFASHLAFRRAHPGERSPVRLPGAPYTTVAAMLFVAAVLATTPFTEQFSTAWKAGVPFLGLLVVVYLLVRRRRRRLTPSSARSGA, encoded by the coding sequence ATGGACGGCGCAGACGGCGCAGACGGCGCAGGCAGCGCGGACGGCTCGGACGACACCGGTCCGGGACTGCGCCGGGACCTGGACGGCCGGCAGATCGGCATGATCGCCGTCGGCGGGGCGATCGGGACCGGGTTGTTCCTCGGTTCCGGGCTCGCCATCTCGATCGCCGGGCCCGCGGTCATCGTCGCCTACGCGGTGGCCGCGGTCGTCGCCCTCGCGCTGGCGTACGCGCTGGCCGAGATGGTGGTGCGTCATCCCGAGGCGGGTGGGTTCGGGCCGGTCGCCCAGCGCTACCTCGGCGACGGGCCGGGGTTCGTGCAGCGTTGGATCTACTGGGCGGCACAGGTCGTCAACGTCGGCAGTGAGGTCGTCGCCGCCGGGCTCTACCTGCGGTTCTGGTACCCGGAGCTGCCGCTGTGGATCCCCGTGGTCGGGTTCTCGGTGATCATGCTGGCGATCAACGCCGGCGCGGTGCGGTTCTTCGGCGAGACCGAGTACTGGTTCGCGATGATCAAGGTGGTGACCGTCGTCGCCTTCATCGCCGTCGGCCTCACCGCGATCGTGTTCGGGCTGCCCGGGCAGGAACCCGCCGGTCTCGGTGCGCTCACCGGCCACGGCGGGTTCGCACCGAACGGGCTCGGGGCGATCTGGCTGGCGCTGACCGTCGTGACGTTCTCGTTCCTCGGGACCGAGGCGGTCGCGGTGACCGCCGCGGAGTCGCGCGACCCGGGCCGGGACATCCCGCGGGCGGCCCGGCGGACGGTGCTGCGGCTGGCGGTGTTCTACATCGGAGCGATGCTCGTCGTCGTCACGCTGGTGCCGTGGAACACCGTCTCCACCGGGGACAGCGTCTCCGAGTCACCGTTCGTGCGGCTGTTCGCCCAGGCCGGGGTGCCGGCCGCGGCCGCGGTCATGAACGTCGTCGTGCTCACCGCCGCGCTGTCGGCGATGAACACCAACCTCTACGTCACCGCCCGGATGACCTACTCGCTCGCGGTGGACGGTTACGCCCCCCGGGCACTGGCGCGCACCAACCGGCGGGGCGCACCGCAGCGGGCACTGGCGCTGTCCGCCGCCGGTCTCGCACTCGCGTCGCTGGTGTCGGTGTTCGCCGAGGACACCGCGTTCCCGCTGCTCGTCGGGCTGGCGCTGTTCGGGGCGCTGACCACCTGGCTGCTGATCTTCGCGAGTCACCTGGCGTTCCGCAGGGCGCACCCGGGGGAGCGCTCCCCGGTCCGGCTGCCGGGGGCGCCCTACACGACCGTCGCGGCGATGCTGTTCGTCGCCGCGGTACTGGCGACGACGCCGTTCACCGAGCAGTTCTCGACGGCCTGGAAGGCGGGTGTGCCGTTCCTGGGGCTGCTCGTCGTGGTCTACCTGCTCGTCCGGCGCCGCCGCCGGCGGCTCACGCCTTCTTCAGCTCGGAGTGGAGCTTGA
- a CDS encoding GNAT family N-acetyltransferase yields MHIRDATSADAGACAAIYAPFVTGTAVSFESEPPDAAQMAGRIATARRHHAWRVGTDPDGTVLGYAYGAPFKPREAYRWTCEVSVYLHPDARGRGAGRALYTDLLDRLAERGMVVAVAVLTLPNDASVGLHRSLGFTEVGVFPGVGWKLGRWRDVVWYRRALADPPPEGPVLA; encoded by the coding sequence GTGCACATACGGGACGCAACGTCCGCCGACGCCGGGGCCTGCGCCGCGATCTACGCGCCGTTCGTGACCGGTACCGCGGTCAGCTTCGAGTCCGAGCCGCCGGACGCGGCGCAGATGGCCGGCCGGATCGCCACGGCGCGGCGGCACCACGCCTGGCGGGTCGGGACCGATCCGGACGGCACGGTGCTGGGTTACGCCTACGGAGCCCCGTTCAAGCCGCGGGAGGCCTACCGGTGGACCTGCGAGGTCAGCGTCTACCTGCACCCCGACGCCCGTGGCCGCGGCGCCGGCCGGGCGCTCTACACCGACCTGCTGGACCGGCTGGCCGAGCGCGGGATGGTCGTGGCGGTCGCGGTGCTGACGCTGCCGAACGACGCCAGCGTCGGGCTGCACCGGTCGCTGGGGTTCACCGAGGTCGGGGTCTTCCCCGGGGTCGGCTGGAAGCTGGGCCGGTGGCGGGACGTCGTCTGGTACCGGCGGGCGCTCGCCGACCCGCCGCCGGAGGGTCCGGTCCTGGCCTGA
- a CDS encoding MFS transporter has product MTTTAPPAARTGLLSVVLGLLFGLAGTSTSGVTVALPSLAGDLDVSTATATWMVSGYAVALAVATPVYGRLADAVGVRVPLCSGIALLVLGALGAALAPNFGLLMAARVVQGVGAAAIPVLAAALLSARTPEDGRGAVLGRLAGTSAVLSTLGPLIGGALTTAGGWRAAVALPVVGVLTLPYLWRRSVVAGDGARPDPLGALIVATAVSGLVLLIQSPSAGTAAAVTGAVLLALGIPATAAWVRRRPDGFLPRAVVANPTVVRSSLCAAAIPASWFALLLGIPLELSERGWTPLTTGLVLVPAAVVALACPPLSALLQRRIGPARTLVVACAATIAGLLTAVVGVAAHQPWVLALAPVLVTLAFGTGQPAMIAAVGGAVPAHRRSGAIGVATLCFLTGAGIGAALIGGFAPVLGLTAALALLLVLPLLGLAGLLRAARRS; this is encoded by the coding sequence GTGACGACGACAGCTCCCCCCGCCGCCCGGACCGGCCTGCTGTCGGTGGTGCTGGGACTGCTGTTCGGCCTCGCCGGGACGTCGACGTCCGGGGTCACGGTCGCGTTGCCCAGCCTCGCCGGCGACCTGGACGTGTCGACGGCGACGGCGACCTGGATGGTCAGCGGCTACGCGGTCGCCCTCGCGGTCGCGACGCCGGTGTACGGGCGGCTGGCCGACGCCGTCGGCGTCCGTGTGCCGCTGTGCTCCGGGATCGCGCTGCTCGTGCTCGGCGCGCTCGGCGCGGCCCTCGCACCGAACTTCGGCCTGCTGATGGCGGCCCGGGTGGTGCAGGGTGTCGGCGCCGCGGCGATCCCGGTGCTGGCGGCCGCGCTGCTCAGCGCCCGGACACCGGAGGACGGCCGCGGGGCGGTGCTGGGCCGGCTCGCCGGTACCTCCGCGGTGCTCTCCACCCTCGGGCCGCTGATCGGCGGGGCGCTGACGACGGCGGGCGGCTGGCGGGCCGCCGTCGCGCTGCCGGTCGTCGGGGTGCTGACGCTGCCGTACCTGTGGCGCCGGTCGGTCGTCGCGGGGGACGGCGCGCGGCCCGATCCGCTCGGCGCGCTCATCGTCGCGACCGCGGTCTCCGGGCTGGTCCTGCTGATCCAGTCACCGAGCGCGGGGACCGCGGCCGCCGTGACGGGTGCGGTGCTGCTGGCACTCGGCATCCCCGCGACGGCGGCCTGGGTGCGGCGCAGGCCGGACGGCTTCCTGCCCCGCGCCGTGGTCGCGAACCCGACCGTCGTCCGGTCCTCGCTGTGCGCCGCGGCGATCCCGGCCAGCTGGTTCGCGCTGCTGCTGGGGATCCCGCTGGAGCTGAGCGAGCGCGGCTGGACGCCGCTGACCACCGGCCTGGTGCTGGTGCCCGCGGCCGTCGTCGCGCTCGCCTGCCCGCCGCTGTCCGCGCTGCTGCAGCGCCGGATCGGCCCGGCCCGGACCCTGGTCGTCGCCTGCGCCGCGACGATCGCCGGGCTGCTCACCGCGGTCGTCGGGGTCGCCGCGCACCAGCCGTGGGTCCTCGCGCTCGCACCGGTGCTGGTCACCCTGGCGTTCGGGACCGGGCAGCCGGCGATGATCGCGGCCGTCGGCGGGGCGGTGCCCGCGCACCGGCGCAGCGGCGCGATCGGCGTCGCCACGCTGTGCTTCCTGACCGGCGCCGGGATCGGCGCCGCACTCATCGGCGGGTTCGCGCCGGTGCTCGGGCTGACCGCGGCGCTGGCGCTGCTGCTCGTCCTGCCGCTGCTGGGGCTGGCCGGGCTGCTCCGCGCGGCCCGCAGGAGCTGA
- a CDS encoding DUF418 domain-containing protein, which translates to MTVGSTRAEPAGPLGASGRAPAPDLARGAMLLLIALANTPFYLYGRAHSAAGFHPVDGSVLDRVVQAVIITGVDMRVYPMFAFLFGYGMAVIHRRQRERGVPERAASRLLQRRNLWMLVFGFVHAALLWGGDVLGAYGLCGLLLVWLFVRRADRTLLVWAGVATGVLTLVAALSMVGGWAALQFGQVPPAGAGMPASMTASASETSVIAAVGDRLALWAVLTPAQGVLGLAVPAAVLLGMWSARRRVLERPQDHLRLLRVTAVAGIAVGWGAGLPHALAHTGVVGGLDGVLWMFSGLQMATGVACGIGYVAVFGLIGHRLAGRAPGPVSSAVTAVGKRSLSCYVGQSVLCAPVLAAWGLGLGASLGSAGMALYAVGVWLVTLVFAVLLERRGAPGPAEVLLRRLTYRGAPVARR; encoded by the coding sequence ATGACGGTCGGCAGTACACGTGCGGAACCGGCGGGACCGCTGGGAGCGTCCGGCCGGGCACCGGCACCGGACCTGGCCCGCGGGGCGATGCTGCTGCTGATCGCGCTCGCGAACACGCCGTTCTACCTCTACGGGCGGGCCCACTCGGCGGCCGGCTTCCACCCCGTCGACGGATCGGTCCTCGACCGGGTCGTGCAGGCGGTGATCATCACCGGCGTCGACATGCGGGTCTACCCGATGTTCGCGTTCCTGTTCGGCTACGGGATGGCCGTCATCCACCGGCGCCAGCGCGAGCGCGGGGTCCCGGAGCGGGCGGCGTCGCGGCTGCTGCAGCGCCGCAACCTCTGGATGCTCGTGTTCGGGTTCGTGCACGCGGCCCTGCTCTGGGGCGGCGACGTGCTCGGTGCCTACGGCCTGTGCGGCCTGCTGCTGGTGTGGCTGTTCGTCCGGCGTGCCGACCGCACCCTGCTCGTGTGGGCGGGTGTCGCGACCGGCGTGCTGACGCTGGTCGCCGCCCTGTCGATGGTCGGTGGCTGGGCGGCGCTGCAGTTCGGCCAGGTCCCGCCCGCCGGCGCCGGCATGCCCGCGTCGATGACCGCGAGCGCCTCGGAGACGTCGGTCATCGCGGCGGTCGGGGACCGGCTGGCGCTGTGGGCGGTGCTGACGCCGGCGCAGGGCGTGCTCGGCCTGGCCGTCCCGGCCGCGGTCCTGCTCGGCATGTGGTCGGCGCGGCGCCGGGTGCTCGAGCGGCCGCAGGACCACCTGCGGCTGCTGCGGGTCACCGCCGTCGCCGGGATCGCCGTGGGCTGGGGTGCCGGCCTGCCGCACGCGCTGGCCCACACCGGGGTCGTCGGCGGCCTCGACGGCGTGCTGTGGATGTTCAGCGGGCTCCAGATGGCCACCGGCGTGGCCTGCGGGATCGGGTACGTCGCGGTGTTCGGCCTGATCGGGCACCGGCTCGCCGGGCGGGCGCCCGGCCCGGTGTCGTCGGCCGTCACCGCGGTCGGGAAGCGTTCGCTGAGCTGCTACGTGGGCCAGTCGGTGCTGTGCGCGCCGGTGCTGGCCGCGTGGGGGCTCGGTCTCGGGGCGTCGCTGGGCAGCGCGGGGATGGCGCTCTACGCCGTCGGGGTGTGGCTGGTGACGCTGGTGTTCGCGGTGCTGCTGGAGCGGCGCGGGGCGCCGGGGCCGGCCGAGGTGCTGCTGCGCCGGCTCACCTACCGCGGTGCGCCGGTCGCGCGGCGGTGA